In Amycolatopsis methanolica 239, a single genomic region encodes these proteins:
- a CDS encoding acyclic terpene utilization AtuA family protein — protein sequence MTAVRIANFSGYLGDRYTAIDEAISGDPVDVLIGDYLAEVTLAALATGYRRDPERGYVEYFVDQIRPHLAAIARRGVKVVTNAGGFHPAALAEKLRKVAADEGVSLRIAHVEGDNVLSRLGEYADAGHRLENLDTSEPLASWGHEPLAANAYLGGWGIAAALAEGADIVVCGRVADASLVTGPAAWWHGWAIDDWDALAGAVTAGHVIECGSQAVGGNFSGFTRIPDMLVPGFPIAEVAADGSSVITKHAGHGGAVTVDTVTAQLVYEIQGPHYLNPDVTVHLDTVRLAVAGPDRVAVTGATGSPPPPTTKVAVFAAIGHTLVNTVYVTAPDVDAKVALLRAQITRDLPEGVELDITRLGTAATDPVTQWDATVALRVMVVAATPEPLAKLNLPARLGSLYLQSIPGFYHDGGAGLTGRSRPRIDYWPALLPMSAVAHRVVLDDGRALPIAPPPSAPVRPQPVHPEPAERPLPDRVRKAPLGAVAYARSGDKGGNSNVGVWVPDERAWPWLRQALSTAELRKLLPEAAELDIVRHEFPHLRAVHFVLRGMLGTGGSANLRADQVGKAVGEYLRAKHVPIPEELLDDVAH from the coding sequence ATGACCGCTGTCCGGATCGCGAACTTCTCCGGCTATCTCGGGGACCGCTACACGGCGATCGACGAGGCGATCAGCGGTGATCCGGTCGACGTCCTGATCGGCGACTACCTCGCCGAGGTCACGCTGGCCGCCCTCGCGACCGGTTACCGGCGGGACCCCGAACGCGGGTACGTCGAGTACTTCGTCGACCAGATCCGCCCGCACCTGGCGGCGATCGCGCGGCGCGGCGTGAAGGTCGTGACCAACGCGGGCGGCTTCCACCCCGCGGCGCTCGCGGAGAAGCTGCGCAAGGTCGCCGCCGACGAGGGTGTGTCGCTGCGGATCGCGCACGTCGAGGGCGACAACGTGCTGTCCAGGCTGGGCGAGTACGCCGACGCCGGGCACCGGCTGGAGAACCTGGACACCAGCGAGCCGCTGGCGTCCTGGGGGCACGAGCCGCTGGCCGCGAACGCCTACCTGGGCGGCTGGGGCATCGCGGCCGCGCTCGCCGAGGGCGCGGACATCGTGGTGTGCGGGCGCGTCGCGGACGCGTCCCTGGTCACCGGGCCCGCCGCGTGGTGGCACGGCTGGGCGATCGACGACTGGGACGCGCTCGCCGGCGCGGTCACCGCGGGCCACGTCATCGAGTGCGGTTCACAGGCCGTGGGCGGCAACTTCTCCGGCTTCACCCGTATCCCGGACATGCTGGTGCCGGGTTTTCCGATCGCCGAGGTCGCCGCGGACGGCAGCAGCGTGATCACCAAGCACGCCGGGCACGGCGGGGCGGTCACCGTCGACACCGTGACGGCGCAACTGGTCTACGAGATCCAGGGCCCGCACTACCTCAACCCGGACGTCACGGTGCACCTGGATACCGTGCGGCTGGCGGTGGCGGGGCCGGACCGGGTCGCGGTCACCGGCGCCACCGGGTCCCCTCCCCCGCCGACGACGAAGGTCGCGGTGTTCGCCGCGATCGGCCACACGCTCGTCAACACCGTCTACGTCACCGCGCCGGACGTGGACGCCAAGGTCGCCCTGCTGCGCGCCCAGATCACGCGGGATCTGCCCGAGGGAGTCGAGCTGGACATCACGCGCCTGGGCACCGCGGCCACCGACCCCGTGACGCAGTGGGACGCCACGGTCGCGTTGCGGGTGATGGTCGTCGCCGCGACCCCGGAGCCGCTGGCGAAGCTGAACCTGCCCGCGCGCCTGGGATCGCTGTACCTGCAGAGCATCCCGGGCTTCTACCACGACGGCGGCGCCGGGCTGACCGGCCGCAGCAGGCCCCGCATCGACTACTGGCCCGCGCTGCTGCCGATGTCGGCGGTGGCGCACCGCGTCGTCCTCGACGACGGCCGCGCGCTGCCGATCGCCCCGCCGCCGTCCGCGCCGGTCCGGCCGCAGCCGGTGCACCCCGAACCCGCCGAGCGGCCGCTGCCGGACCGGGTCCGGAAGGCGCCGCTGGGCGCGGTCGCCTACGCCCGCAGCGGCGACAAGGGCGGCAACAGCAACGTCGGGGTGTGGGTGCCGGACGAGCGCGCCTGGCCGTGGCTGCGGCAGGCGCTGTCCACGGCGGAGCTGCGGAAGCTGCTGCCGGAGGCGGCGGAACTCGACATCGTCCGGCACGAGTTCCCGCACCTGCGGGCCGTCCACTTCGTCCTGCGCGGCATGCTCGGCACCGGCGGGTCCGCGAACCTGCGTGCCGACCAGGTCGGCAAGGCCGTCGGCGAGTACCTGCGCGCCAAGCACGTCCCGATCCCCGAGGAGCTGCTCGACGATGTCGCTCACTGA
- a CDS encoding CoA transferase, with amino-acid sequence MSLTDRITAAVAAPATSDEFDPHAELTEVLAGIGMSPADTGGAITFRGADPVVPSTLRLGGSAAIALAAKCAAIAKLWRLRGGDGQDIAADLRVAPHRLCPFYDRKWELLNGYPASTPANPSQALGFRFYRTADEKWVMPLNPYPKIKLAAQKLLGVPDDTEAVAAAIAKWRGRDLETAAVTAGAVLPMLRTPAELMAEPHYREVLADLPLVEVTKIGDSAPEPLGPAEDPLAGVQALGMGHVIAGAGVGRALALHGADVLNVWRPDELEHDVTYITANVGVRSATVSPYEAEGAGLLRSLLHEADVFYANRRPGYLAKIGFSAEEAAAVRPGIIHATASLNGEQGPWADRVGFDQSAGSLAGMMHLEGDGVRPALPPILVVNDYIVSWLLTAGIVEALTRRARDGGSYRVHVSLTRAALWILSLGVFDKAYARETAGRGEEHAYLDPETFTAETPLGHYQGVTEQVHMSATPGHYRTVLVPRGSSRAEWLG; translated from the coding sequence ATGTCGCTCACTGACCGCATCACCGCCGCCGTGGCCGCGCCGGCCACGAGCGACGAGTTCGACCCGCACGCCGAGCTGACCGAGGTGCTGGCCGGCATCGGGATGAGCCCCGCCGACACCGGCGGCGCGATCACGTTCCGCGGGGCGGACCCGGTGGTGCCGAGCACGCTGCGGCTGGGCGGGTCGGCGGCGATCGCGCTGGCCGCGAAGTGCGCCGCGATCGCGAAGCTGTGGCGGCTGCGTGGCGGTGACGGGCAGGACATCGCGGCCGACCTGCGGGTGGCGCCGCACCGGCTGTGCCCGTTCTACGACCGGAAGTGGGAGCTGCTCAACGGTTATCCGGCGAGCACCCCGGCGAACCCGTCGCAGGCATTGGGTTTCCGCTTCTACCGCACCGCGGACGAGAAGTGGGTGATGCCGCTCAACCCGTACCCGAAGATCAAGCTGGCGGCGCAGAAACTGCTCGGCGTGCCCGACGACACCGAGGCGGTCGCCGCGGCGATCGCGAAGTGGCGGGGCCGGGACCTGGAGACCGCGGCGGTCACCGCGGGCGCGGTGCTGCCGATGCTGCGCACGCCCGCGGAGCTGATGGCCGAGCCGCACTACCGCGAGGTGCTGGCGGACCTGCCGCTGGTGGAGGTCACGAAGATCGGCGACAGCGCGCCGGAACCGCTCGGACCGGCGGAGGATCCGCTGGCCGGGGTGCAGGCGCTGGGGATGGGGCACGTCATCGCGGGCGCCGGGGTGGGCCGGGCGCTCGCGCTGCACGGCGCGGACGTGCTGAACGTGTGGCGGCCCGACGAACTGGAGCACGACGTCACCTACATCACGGCGAACGTGGGGGTGCGGTCGGCGACGGTGAGCCCGTACGAGGCCGAGGGCGCCGGGCTGTTGCGGTCGCTCTTACACGAGGCGGATGTCTTCTACGCCAACCGGCGGCCGGGGTACCTGGCGAAGATCGGGTTTTCGGCTGAGGAGGCCGCGGCGGTGCGGCCCGGCATCATCCACGCGACCGCGTCGCTGAACGGGGAACAGGGCCCGTGGGCGGACCGCGTGGGGTTCGACCAGAGCGCGGGCAGCCTGGCCGGGATGATGCACCTGGAGGGCGACGGGGTGCGGCCGGCCCTGCCGCCGATCCTGGTGGTCAACGACTACATCGTGTCGTGGCTGCTGACGGCGGGGATCGTGGAGGCCCTGACGCGGCGCGCCCGGGACGGCGGCAGCTACCGGGTGCACGTGTCGCTGACGCGGGCCGCGCTGTGGATCCTGAGCCTGGGCGTGTTCGACAAGGCGTACGCGAGGGAGACCGCGGGCCGCGGCGAGGAGCACGCGTACCTGGACCCGGAGACGTTCACCGCCGAGACGCCGCTCGGGCACTACCAGGGCGTCACCGAGCAGGTCCACATGTCCGCGACGCCGGGCCACTACCGGACGGTGCTGGTGCCACGGGGTTCCTCGCGGGCGGAGTGGCTGGGGTAG
- a CDS encoding TetR/AcrR family transcriptional regulator: MESTPLRTYGGVAGEDRQAERRAQLVEAGLELLGARDGDRNLTVRGVCRQAGLAARYFYENFADRDALAVAVYDSVVEGIAAKTLEAVQSAPGDARAKTHAGLSRLVRTIAEDPRKGFLLFSPSLDNTVLAERRAASARWFAGLLGLQAREFYGMPSTARLDLLAEMLVGGLSQALTSWLDGNLELSEEDLVEHCTEVFLAVSKIA, from the coding sequence ATGGAATCGACACCGCTGCGCACCTACGGCGGCGTCGCAGGCGAGGACCGGCAGGCCGAGCGCCGCGCCCAGCTCGTCGAGGCCGGCCTGGAGCTCCTCGGCGCGCGCGATGGCGACCGGAACCTGACCGTGCGGGGCGTGTGCCGCCAGGCGGGGCTGGCCGCGCGGTACTTCTACGAGAACTTCGCCGACCGGGACGCGCTGGCGGTCGCGGTCTACGACTCGGTGGTCGAGGGCATCGCGGCCAAGACCTTGGAGGCCGTCCAGTCCGCGCCCGGCGATGCGCGCGCCAAGACCCACGCCGGGCTGAGCCGCCTGGTCCGCACGATCGCCGAGGACCCGCGCAAGGGCTTCCTGCTCTTCTCCCCCAGCCTGGACAACACCGTGCTGGCCGAGCGGCGCGCCGCGTCCGCGCGGTGGTTCGCGGGGCTGCTCGGCCTGCAGGCCCGCGAGTTCTACGGGATGCCCTCCACGGCGCGGCTGGACCTGCTCGCCGAGATGCTGGTCGGCGGACTCTCCCAAGCGCTGACCTCGTGGCTGGACGGCAACCTCGAACTGTCCGAAGAGGACCTGGTGGAGCACTGCACCGAGGTCTTCCTCGCCGTGTCGAAGATCGCCTGA
- a CDS encoding oxygenase MpaB family protein yields the protein MTGYWLRRIVRCDPVRDHQEIYRISIGFEFPWDYQRALEFALFRTYCVPSISRLLAATGEFEKRPQKRYDDTALLMAELAENGYDSPRGREALSTINRMHGRYRISNDDMLYVLSTFVYDPIDWIDEFGWRPLHENERQAAYFYFREVGKRMGIKDIPGDYDSFRKFKDAYEEANFGYSEDNNRIGRYTLDLFCAWYPKPLRPAVAMGAKSLLDDRMLAAFGFRPSPAWVGRAARADLHARSAVVRLLPPRRKSKLLNSKVRSYPGYPKGYSPSDLGAPEPPADIDPALLRRRSR from the coding sequence ATGACCGGATACTGGCTGCGCCGGATCGTGCGGTGCGACCCCGTGCGGGACCACCAGGAGATCTACCGCATCTCCATCGGCTTCGAGTTCCCCTGGGACTACCAGCGGGCGCTGGAGTTCGCCCTGTTCCGCACGTATTGCGTACCGAGCATATCGCGGCTGCTCGCCGCGACGGGCGAATTCGAGAAGCGGCCGCAGAAACGCTACGACGACACGGCCCTGCTGATGGCGGAGCTGGCCGAGAACGGGTACGACTCGCCGCGCGGGCGGGAGGCGCTCAGCACGATCAACCGGATGCATGGCCGGTACCGCATCAGCAACGACGACATGCTGTACGTGCTGTCGACGTTCGTCTACGACCCGATCGACTGGATCGACGAGTTCGGCTGGCGGCCGTTGCACGAGAACGAGCGCCAGGCGGCGTACTTCTACTTCCGAGAGGTCGGTAAGCGCATGGGCATCAAGGACATCCCCGGTGACTACGACTCGTTCCGCAAGTTCAAGGATGCCTACGAAGAGGCGAACTTCGGGTACTCGGAGGACAACAACAGGATCGGCCGGTACACATTGGACCTGTTCTGCGCGTGGTATCCGAAACCGCTGCGGCCCGCGGTCGCCATGGGTGCCAAGAGCCTGCTCGACGACCGGATGCTGGCGGCGTTCGGGTTCCGGCCGAGCCCGGCATGGGTGGGCCGCGCGGCGCGGGCGGACCTGCACGCGCGATCGGCGGTGGTGCGGCTGCTCCCGCCACGGCGGAAGTCGAAGCTGCTGAACTCGAAGGTGCGCAGCTACCCCGGCTACCCGAAGGGGTACTCGCCCTCGGACCTCGGCGCGCCGGAGCCGCCGGCCGATATCGACCCAGCTCTGCTGCGGCGCCGATCTCGATAG
- a CDS encoding oxygenase MpaB family protein produces MAQAAATRLDDAMIGAGLLAGGANVIMQLAHPSVGYGVYESRVDSGNLFKHPIKRSRTTVTYLAVAALGTDEERKAYRKAVNASHAQVRSTPSSPVSYNAFDPKLQLWVAACLYRGLEDIYEAFIGPLTPEQTEEIYRNSARLGTTLQVKADMWPADRQAFEEYWNEALAEISIDDTVRQHLLDIADLKFLPGFVSRALGPINRFVTTGFLPSRFREEMKLDWTPRDQRRFERVLNAVGLGVRLSPKLLREFPFNAYLWDLRRRLRSGGPLV; encoded by the coding sequence ATGGCCCAGGCTGCCGCCACCCGCCTCGACGACGCGATGATCGGGGCCGGCCTGCTGGCCGGCGGCGCGAACGTGATCATGCAGCTCGCGCACCCCTCCGTCGGCTACGGCGTGTACGAGAGCCGCGTGGACAGCGGGAACCTGTTCAAGCACCCGATCAAGCGGAGCCGGACCACGGTCACCTACCTGGCCGTCGCCGCGCTGGGCACCGACGAGGAGCGTAAGGCCTACCGCAAGGCCGTCAACGCCTCGCACGCGCAAGTCCGCTCGACCCCGTCCAGCCCGGTGTCCTACAACGCCTTCGACCCGAAGCTGCAACTGTGGGTCGCGGCGTGCCTGTACCGCGGGTTGGAGGACATCTACGAGGCGTTCATCGGGCCGCTGACGCCCGAGCAGACCGAGGAGATCTACCGGAACTCCGCGCGCCTGGGCACCACGCTGCAGGTCAAGGCGGACATGTGGCCCGCCGACCGGCAGGCCTTCGAGGAGTACTGGAACGAGGCGCTGGCCGAGATCTCCATCGACGACACCGTCCGGCAGCACCTGCTCGACATCGCCGACCTGAAGTTCCTGCCCGGCTTCGTCAGCCGCGCGCTGGGGCCGATCAACCGGTTCGTCACCACCGGGTTCCTGCCCAGCCGCTTCCGCGAGGAGATGAAGCTCGACTGGACGCCCCGCGACCAGCGCCGGTTCGAGCGGGTGCTCAACGCGGTCGGACTGGGGGTGCGCCTGTCGCCGAAACTGCTGCGGGAGTTCCCGTTCAACGCCTACCTCTGGGACCTCCGCCGCCGGTTGCGTTCGGGGGGGCCGCTGGTCTGA